A genomic stretch from Edaphobacter aggregans includes:
- a CDS encoding OmpA family protein: MNKTNTFGLSVLVLGSAMGVSALAQTSTPPAPATDSAATTSSKANVDDKGTYATGQPLETQSKEGFWGKMNPLARKRWVHRQVDPIKDRTNELDQLQAKNANDIRDVDSRATAGINKAMTAANTADQHAMDANNKATAAQTLAGNASSRTDALHGTVSNLDQFQTISATSVPFVAGRTTLGPKAKAQLDDVATQLANQKGYIVEVQGWSRAGVQTSQAMADAVVRYLVVEHQVPVWRIYRTGLGRNTTTPAEGEVAVTNGVRVTLLHNSLATMDSTSASNAMPAPPKTSPNTGVSAPPEANQ; the protein is encoded by the coding sequence ATGAATAAGACAAATACATTTGGTCTCTCAGTACTGGTGCTCGGTAGCGCTATGGGGGTCTCGGCGTTAGCTCAGACGAGCACTCCTCCTGCCCCAGCCACGGACTCGGCAGCAACGACCTCATCCAAGGCGAATGTGGATGATAAGGGTACTTATGCCACTGGGCAGCCGCTCGAAACGCAGTCGAAAGAGGGTTTCTGGGGCAAGATGAATCCCCTGGCCCGGAAGAGATGGGTACACAGACAGGTTGATCCGATCAAGGATCGGACGAACGAACTCGATCAGTTGCAGGCAAAGAATGCGAATGACATTCGCGACGTGGATTCGCGGGCAACAGCCGGAATCAACAAGGCTATGACTGCCGCGAACACGGCTGATCAGCATGCGATGGACGCGAACAATAAGGCCACCGCTGCACAGACGCTTGCTGGGAACGCAAGCAGCAGGACAGATGCTCTGCATGGAACGGTAAGCAATCTGGATCAGTTCCAGACGATATCTGCGACGTCGGTTCCTTTTGTTGCAGGACGCACTACGCTCGGGCCGAAGGCGAAAGCTCAGCTGGATGATGTAGCGACCCAGTTGGCCAATCAGAAGGGTTACATCGTTGAAGTACAGGGCTGGAGCCGCGCTGGAGTGCAGACTTCGCAGGCGATGGCGGACGCAGTTGTACGGTACCTCGTCGTTGAGCATCAGGTACCGGTTTGGCGGATTTATCGTACGGGGCTTGGAAGAAACACCACAACGCCGGCTGAAGGCGAAGTGGCTGTAACGAATGGAGTTCGCGTCACGCTGCTGCATAACAGTCTGGCGACGATGGATTCTACTTCGGCGTCGAATGCTATGCCGGCCCCCCCAAAGACCTCCCCTAACACGGGAGTGAGTGCACCACCAGAGGCGAATCAGTAG
- the kdsA gene encoding 3-deoxy-8-phosphooctulonate synthase: MTNPFDIGNVPVGRGKLFLIAGPCVIESETHARTMADAIQRITSDLGVPYIFKASYDKANRTSIRSFRGPGLIEGTRILRTVAETTGLPVLTDVHTPQDCAPVAEAVDVLQIPAFLCRQTDLLIAAAETGRAINVKKGQFVAPLDMRHAVEKIRDSGNPRVSLTERGASFGYNNLVVDMRSLPIMRAFAPVVFDGTHSVQTPSAGNGVSGGQPEFIPVLARAAVAAGIDGIFLEVHDDPPHAKSDGANALHLNHLKATLEQLLAIHAAVAF; the protein is encoded by the coding sequence GTGACCAACCCCTTCGATATCGGCAACGTCCCCGTAGGCCGAGGCAAACTCTTCCTCATCGCCGGCCCCTGCGTCATCGAGTCCGAGACCCACGCCCGCACCATGGCCGACGCCATCCAGCGCATCACCTCCGACCTCGGCGTCCCCTACATCTTCAAAGCCAGCTACGACAAAGCCAACCGCACCTCCATCCGCAGCTTCCGGGGGCCGGGCCTCATCGAAGGCACCCGCATCCTCCGTACCGTAGCCGAAACCACCGGTCTCCCCGTCCTCACCGACGTCCACACCCCCCAGGACTGCGCCCCCGTAGCCGAAGCCGTCGACGTCCTCCAGATCCCAGCCTTCCTCTGCCGCCAGACAGACCTCCTCATCGCCGCCGCCGAAACCGGCCGAGCCATCAACGTCAAGAAGGGCCAGTTCGTCGCCCCTCTCGACATGCGCCACGCCGTCGAAAAGATCCGCGACTCCGGCAACCCCCGCGTCTCCCTCACCGAGCGCGGCGCCAGCTTCGGCTACAACAACCTCGTCGTCGACATGCGTTCGCTTCCCATCATGCGAGCCTTTGCCCCCGTAGTCTTCGACGGCACCCACTCCGTCCAAACCCCCTCAGCAGGCAACGGAGTCTCCGGCGGCCAACCCGAGTTCATCCCCGTCCTGGCCCGCGCCGCCGTAGCCGCAGGCATCGACGGCATCTTCCTGGAAGTCCACGACGACCCACCGCACGCCAAATCCGACGGAGCCAACGCCCTCCACCTAAACCACCTCAAAGCCACCCTGGAACAACTTCTAGCGATCCACGCAGCCGTAGCCTTTTAG
- a CDS encoding helix-turn-helix domain-containing GNAT family N-acetyltransferase yields the protein MAATTSHIQPQTIQPTIQHQIDAVRRFNRFYTRAIGTLQAGLLDSPLTLPEARVLYEIATRDQPTASEIAIALDLDLGYLSRILRAFEARLLIKRRTSPDDGRRSHLTLTKTGQKQFATLDLRSNEQVNEMIQPFSPDQRTRLVQAMSTIESMLSDPSPRPSPPYILRPHRPGDMGWVVQRHGFLYAEEYGWDERFEALVARITADFIDHLDPLRERCWIADRNDERLGCVFLVQDTKDPDTARLRLLLVEPTARGLGLGGTLIRECTRFARHTGYRKITLWTNSILDTARRLYQREGYRLIAEEPHQSFGKDLIGQNWELTL from the coding sequence ATGGCCGCCACTACCTCCCACATCCAGCCTCAAACCATCCAGCCCACCATCCAGCATCAGATCGACGCCGTCCGCCGCTTCAACCGCTTCTACACCCGCGCCATCGGCACCCTGCAGGCCGGCCTCCTCGACAGCCCTCTCACCCTCCCCGAAGCCCGCGTCCTCTACGAGATCGCCACCCGCGACCAGCCCACCGCCTCCGAAATCGCCATCGCCCTCGACCTCGACCTGGGCTACCTCAGCCGCATCCTCCGCGCCTTCGAAGCCCGCTTGCTCATCAAGCGCAGAACATCCCCCGACGACGGAAGACGCTCCCACCTCACCCTCACAAAAACGGGCCAAAAGCAGTTCGCCACGCTGGACCTCCGCTCCAACGAGCAGGTCAACGAGATGATCCAGCCCTTCTCCCCCGACCAGCGCACCCGTCTCGTCCAGGCCATGTCCACCATCGAATCCATGCTCAGTGACCCTTCACCAAGGCCATCGCCACCGTATATCCTTCGCCCTCACCGCCCCGGAGACATGGGCTGGGTCGTCCAGCGTCACGGCTTTCTCTACGCCGAAGAGTACGGCTGGGACGAGCGCTTTGAAGCCCTCGTCGCCCGCATCACCGCCGACTTCATCGACCACCTCGACCCCCTGCGTGAGCGTTGCTGGATCGCCGACCGCAACGACGAGCGCCTCGGCTGCGTCTTCCTCGTTCAAGACACCAAAGATCCCGACACTGCCCGCCTCCGTCTCCTCCTCGTCGAGCCCACCGCACGTGGTCTCGGCCTCGGCGGCACACTCATCCGCGAGTGCACACGCTTCGCCCGTCACACCGGCTACCGCAAAATCACCCTCTGGACCAACAGCATCCTCGACACCGCTCGCCGCCTCTACCAACGCGAAGGCTACCGCCTCATCGCCGAAGAGCCGCACCAAAGCTTCGGCAAAGACCTCATCGGCCAAAACTGGGAACTCACCCTCTAA
- a CDS encoding DUF1641 domain-containing protein, with product MAKPIAFKPVPVDFKADLERRLEKAPAEHAAALLQALEVIAIAHREGVLDLLHGMIGAKDTIAAEIAKYARLPEGVAGIRNLLTAAKILTELDPEVLDHISKVMSSATEEHKREQTPPSLFELAKRATSEDSRRGLSFITLILSSLGRSLKT from the coding sequence ATGGCCAAGCCAATCGCCTTCAAACCCGTCCCCGTAGACTTCAAAGCCGACCTCGAGCGCCGCCTCGAAAAAGCCCCCGCAGAGCACGCAGCCGCGCTCCTCCAAGCCCTCGAAGTCATCGCAATCGCCCACCGCGAAGGCGTCCTTGATCTCCTCCACGGCATGATCGGCGCCAAAGACACCATCGCCGCTGAGATCGCAAAGTACGCCCGCCTCCCCGAAGGCGTCGCAGGCATCCGCAACCTCCTCACCGCCGCCAAAATCCTCACCGAACTCGACCCCGAGGTCCTCGACCACATATCAAAAGTGATGTCCAGCGCCACCGAAGAGCACAAGCGCGAGCAAACACCACCCAGCCTCTTCGAACTCGCCAAACGAGCCACCAGCGAAGACAGCCGCCGAGGCCTCTCCTTCATAACCCTGATCCTCTCCAGCCTCGGCCGCTCCCTCAAGACCTAG
- the fdhF gene encoding formate dehydrogenase subunit alpha encodes MGAMKSFLNTPADHSPNMQLTIDGIPLPAHSGELLIDLLNRRTESGAQKPVPHVCYVQQMGPIQSCDTCMVKVDGQLARACATAVTAGMTIETAGETVDIAQREAFDRILQNHMLYCTVCDNNNQNCTIHNTTKDLDVKHQQRPYTPKPYEQDLSNPFYRYDPQQCILCGRCVEACQNVQVNETLTINWESAHPRVLWDGGEKIDGSSCVSCGHCVTVCPCNALMEKSMLGQAGYFTNLPPKVLDDMIDVVKGVEPPIGYGPILTLSEIESAMRNEHTKRTKTVCTYCAVGCTFDVWTKDRHILKIEPMHGPANGISTCVKGKFAWGHINSPDRLTKPLLRDGESFREITWDEALDIIEKKFKQIKADHGPDALAFIASSKCTNEESFLMQKLARAVIGTNNVDNCARYCQNPATMGLQRTVGYGGDSGSIADIEKAGLILMVGCNPAENHPVLCTRVKRSHKHRGQRLIVADLRKHEMAERADIFMRPNPSTDAVWFSAVAKYIIDSGLAKMDFVNKWVNNFDEYKKSLDPFTLEYAEKITGIPAATLVTVAHEIARADGVCILFAMGVTQHCGGSDTATALSNLLLVTGNYMRPGAGAYPLRGHNNVQGASDLGSMPNVFSGYQKVDDPDIRAKFEADWGVTLPTSKGLDNHEMIRAIQEGKLKSLYIKGEDTITSDANAGDVGDALGNCEFLIVQDINFSETCRFADIVLPAAASLEKDGTFTSTERRIQRIYKAIEPLGESKADWEIIQLIANRMGGHWNYSHPSEIMDEVARLTPLFAGVNYDRLEGYKSLQWPIAADGKDSPLLFTEKFPFPDGKARFYPIEYIPPCIESNPEFDLHLNNGRLLEQFQQGSMTYRTPGFKVLSPSTFLEISPELATERGITTGRYVQLMSPYGIVRVQAVVTDRVQGKQLYMPINSVVEPVNRLTSSFTDRNTHTPAYKETAVIMTVLPEQGEDPLPRRNFRYGNRTPQPGLEIERKWARTDYHVPGTSPADKLVQITSTTV; translated from the coding sequence ATGGGTGCTATGAAATCTTTCCTGAATACCCCCGCTGATCACTCCCCCAACATGCAGCTCACCATCGACGGCATCCCCCTCCCCGCGCACTCCGGCGAACTGCTCATCGACCTCCTCAATCGCCGCACCGAATCCGGCGCCCAGAAGCCCGTCCCCCACGTCTGCTACGTCCAGCAGATGGGCCCCATCCAAAGCTGCGACACCTGCATGGTCAAAGTCGACGGGCAACTGGCACGCGCCTGCGCCACTGCCGTCACCGCCGGCATGACCATCGAAACGGCAGGCGAGACCGTCGACATCGCCCAGCGCGAAGCCTTCGACCGCATCCTCCAGAACCACATGCTCTACTGCACCGTCTGCGACAACAACAACCAGAACTGCACCATCCACAACACCACCAAAGACCTTGACGTAAAGCACCAGCAGCGCCCCTACACCCCCAAGCCCTACGAGCAGGACTTATCCAATCCCTTCTACCGCTACGACCCCCAGCAGTGCATCCTCTGCGGCCGCTGCGTCGAAGCCTGCCAGAACGTCCAGGTCAACGAGACCCTCACCATCAACTGGGAGAGCGCCCACCCTCGTGTCCTATGGGACGGCGGCGAAAAGATCGACGGCTCCAGCTGCGTCTCCTGCGGCCACTGCGTCACCGTCTGCCCCTGCAACGCGCTCATGGAAAAATCTATGCTCGGCCAGGCCGGCTACTTCACCAATCTCCCTCCAAAAGTCCTCGACGACATGATCGACGTTGTCAAAGGCGTCGAGCCGCCCATCGGCTACGGCCCCATCCTCACCCTCTCTGAGATCGAATCCGCGATGCGCAACGAGCACACCAAGCGCACCAAGACCGTCTGCACCTACTGCGCCGTCGGCTGCACCTTCGACGTCTGGACCAAAGATCGCCACATCCTCAAAATCGAGCCCATGCACGGCCCCGCAAACGGCATCTCCACCTGCGTCAAAGGCAAGTTCGCCTGGGGCCACATCAACTCGCCCGACCGCCTCACCAAGCCACTCCTCCGCGACGGCGAATCCTTCCGCGAGATCACCTGGGACGAAGCCCTCGACATCATCGAGAAAAAGTTCAAGCAAATCAAAGCCGATCACGGACCCGACGCCCTGGCCTTCATCGCCTCCTCCAAATGCACCAACGAAGAGAGCTTCCTCATGCAGAAGCTCGCCCGCGCCGTCATCGGAACCAACAACGTCGACAACTGCGCCCGCTACTGCCAGAACCCCGCCACCATGGGCCTCCAGCGCACCGTAGGCTACGGTGGCGACTCCGGCTCCATCGCCGACATCGAGAAAGCCGGCCTCATTCTCATGGTCGGCTGCAACCCCGCCGAAAACCATCCCGTCCTCTGCACCCGCGTCAAGCGTTCGCACAAACATCGCGGCCAGCGCCTCATCGTAGCCGACCTCCGCAAACACGAGATGGCCGAGCGCGCCGACATCTTCATGCGACCCAACCCCTCCACCGACGCCGTCTGGTTCTCTGCCGTCGCCAAATACATCATCGACAGCGGCCTCGCCAAAATGGACTTCGTCAACAAGTGGGTCAACAACTTCGACGAGTACAAAAAATCCCTCGACCCCTTCACCCTCGAATACGCCGAAAAGATCACCGGCATCCCCGCCGCCACCCTCGTCACCGTGGCCCACGAGATCGCCCGCGCTGACGGCGTCTGCATCCTCTTCGCCATGGGCGTCACGCAGCATTGCGGAGGCTCCGACACCGCCACCGCGCTCTCCAACCTCCTCCTCGTCACCGGCAACTACATGCGCCCCGGCGCCGGAGCCTACCCCCTCCGCGGACACAACAATGTCCAGGGAGCCAGCGACCTAGGCTCCATGCCCAACGTCTTCTCTGGCTACCAAAAAGTCGACGACCCCGACATCCGCGCAAAATTCGAAGCCGACTGGGGCGTCACCCTCCCCACCAGCAAAGGCCTCGACAACCACGAGATGATCCGCGCCATCCAGGAAGGCAAACTCAAGAGCCTCTACATCAAAGGCGAAGACACCATCACCTCAGACGCCAACGCCGGCGACGTCGGCGACGCACTCGGCAACTGCGAGTTCCTCATCGTCCAGGACATCAACTTCTCCGAGACCTGCCGCTTCGCCGACATCGTCCTCCCCGCCGCCGCTTCCCTCGAAAAAGACGGCACCTTCACCAGCACCGAACGCCGCATCCAGCGAATCTACAAAGCCATCGAACCCCTCGGCGAATCCAAAGCCGACTGGGAGATCATCCAGCTCATCGCCAACCGCATGGGCGGCCACTGGAACTACAGCCACCCCTCCGAGATCATGGACGAAGTCGCCCGCCTCACCCCTCTCTTCGCCGGCGTCAACTACGATCGCCTCGAAGGTTACAAGAGCCTCCAGTGGCCCATCGCCGCCGACGGCAAAGACTCTCCCCTCCTCTTCACCGAAAAATTCCCCTTCCCCGACGGCAAGGCCCGCTTCTACCCCATCGAGTACATCCCCCCCTGCATAGAGTCCAACCCCGAGTTCGACCTCCATCTCAACAACGGCCGTCTCCTTGAACAGTTCCAGCAGGGCAGCATGACCTATCGGACTCCCGGCTTCAAAGTCCTGTCCCCCTCCACCTTCCTCGAAATCTCACCCGAACTCGCCACCGAGCGCGGCATCACCACCGGCCGCTACGTCCAGCTCATGAGCCCCTACGGAATCGTCCGCGTGCAGGCCGTCGTCACCGACCGAGTCCAGGGCAAACAGCTTTACATGCCCATCAACTCTGTCGTTGAGCCCGTCAACCGCCTCACCAGCAGCTTCACCGACCGCAACACCCACACCCCCGCCTACAAGGAGACCGCCGTCATCATGACCGTCCTCCCCGAACAAGGCGAAGACCCACTACCGCGCCGAAACTTCCGCTACGGCAACCGCACCCCGCAACCCGGCCTCGAAATCGAACGCAAATGGGCCCGCACCGATTACCACGTCCCCGGCACATCCCCCGCAGACAAACTAGTACAAATCACCTCCACGACTGTGTAG
- a CDS encoding flavin monoamine oxidase family protein translates to MADTNTEVLIIGAGMAGLTAARALAESGVSVLVLEAQDRIGGRIHTQHIGNEAIELGAEFIHGRAPELWALIEEAGLETYERGGAQICFDDSGLNACSAELFDLFDPLEKLENFTGPDLTFAEYLDREAIPAEDRPSTISYVEGFNAADHRQISAASLGAQQKAEESIEGDSSYRLRDGYDQLPAYLAKRIAEYKSTIRLATPVRELRWQPNHVEAITDTGTFTAQRAIITLPLGVLQSGSVTITPQPANIFEAASRLRMGNAFRFTLLFREPFWKHLAHPPAIADLSFLFSFTEMPPVWWTPHPEPSNTITGWVGGPRSAKLANLSPDDLAIQACTSLAKIFSLEPAQIQSQLLSIHTHNWRDDPYSLGAYSYVASGGLDAPLQMSEPVANTLFFAGEHTDTTGHWGTVHAAMRSGLRAAAQILSIT, encoded by the coding sequence ATGGCCGACACCAACACAGAAGTCCTGATCATCGGAGCAGGCATGGCAGGACTCACCGCAGCCCGCGCCCTGGCCGAATCCGGCGTCTCCGTGCTCGTCCTCGAAGCCCAGGACCGCATCGGCGGCCGCATCCACACGCAACACATCGGTAACGAAGCCATCGAGCTCGGCGCGGAATTCATCCACGGCCGCGCCCCAGAACTTTGGGCACTCATCGAAGAGGCCGGCCTCGAGACCTACGAGCGCGGCGGCGCACAAATCTGCTTCGACGACTCCGGCCTCAACGCCTGCTCCGCTGAACTCTTTGACCTCTTCGACCCATTGGAAAAACTCGAAAACTTCACCGGCCCCGACCTCACCTTCGCCGAATATCTCGACCGCGAAGCCATCCCCGCCGAAGACCGCCCGTCCACCATCAGCTACGTCGAAGGCTTCAACGCCGCCGACCATCGCCAGATCAGCGCAGCCTCGCTAGGCGCACAACAAAAAGCCGAAGAATCCATCGAAGGCGACAGCAGCTACCGCCTGCGCGACGGCTACGACCAACTCCCCGCCTATCTGGCCAAGCGCATCGCCGAATACAAAAGCACCATTCGCCTCGCGACTCCAGTCCGCGAGCTCCGCTGGCAGCCCAACCACGTCGAAGCCATCACCGACACCGGCACCTTCACCGCGCAACGAGCCATCATCACCCTGCCACTCGGAGTCCTGCAAAGCGGCAGCGTAACCATCACTCCACAACCCGCAAATATCTTCGAAGCCGCCTCCCGCCTACGCATGGGCAACGCCTTCCGCTTCACACTGCTCTTCCGCGAGCCCTTCTGGAAGCACCTCGCCCATCCTCCAGCCATCGCAGATCTCAGCTTCCTCTTCAGCTTCACCGAGATGCCGCCCGTCTGGTGGACACCACACCCCGAGCCCAGCAACACCATCACCGGATGGGTCGGCGGCCCACGCTCCGCAAAGCTAGCCAATTTAAGCCCCGACGATCTCGCCATTCAAGCCTGCACCAGTCTGGCAAAGATCTTCAGCCTCGAACCCGCGCAGATCCAAAGCCAACTCCTCAGCATCCACACCCACAACTGGCGCGACGACCCCTACTCCCTAGGAGCCTACAGCTACGTCGCCTCCGGTGGCCTCGACGCCCCACTGCAAATGTCGGAACCCGTAGCCAACACTCTCTTCTTCGCCGGCGAACACACCGACACCACCGGCCACTGGGGAACTGTCCACGCCGCCATGCGCTCCGGCCTCCGCGCAGCCGCGCAAATCCTCAGCATCACTTAG
- the pelA gene encoding pectate lyase — MVRPIIVTLRLLLLSLIAAVPLHAAVIGTSKPAESITAERIAQLPKKDRAVWTTYLQRSEKQRLADQAALAAERTPGAPEPTIPKEGFGTRSMPLDRTPDWYATPEARRTADVIVSFQTPAGGWSKNLDMGTTPRQRGQSYTTDNISKHLGPDDFDTPRDPHWNYVGTLDNDATTTQLRFLALVSASTPGPEGDPYRASFLRGIRYLLAAQFPNGGWPQVWPLEGGYHDAITFNDNAVTQAAEVLTAVSTGTGKYAFIPADLRKQAAASADRALANILATQVVIHGHPTIWAQQHDALTLAPVAGRNFEPVALATGESADILLYLMHLPNPSPQVIASIHAAATWLKNAAIYGEDWTGGRNTPGGRHLEAKPGAGPIWSRYYSIETGKPIFGDRDKTIHDDVSELSLERRNGYAWYGTGPQQALAAYADWSKAHASGI; from the coding sequence GTGGTACGTCCAATTATCGTGACCCTACGCCTGCTCCTCTTAAGCCTCATCGCCGCCGTCCCCCTCCACGCCGCAGTTATCGGCACCAGCAAGCCCGCCGAATCCATCACCGCCGAGCGCATCGCGCAGCTCCCCAAGAAAGATCGCGCCGTTTGGACCACTTACCTCCAGCGCTCCGAGAAGCAGCGCCTCGCCGACCAAGCCGCCCTCGCCGCCGAGCGCACCCCTGGCGCACCCGAGCCGACCATCCCCAAGGAAGGCTTCGGCACCCGCAGCATGCCGCTCGACCGCACTCCCGACTGGTACGCAACCCCCGAGGCCCGCCGCACCGCCGACGTCATCGTCAGCTTCCAAACCCCCGCCGGCGGATGGAGCAAGAACCTCGACATGGGCACCACCCCACGCCAGCGTGGCCAGAGCTACACCACCGACAACATCAGCAAACACCTCGGCCCCGACGACTTCGACACCCCGCGCGACCCGCACTGGAACTACGTCGGCACCCTCGACAACGACGCCACTACCACCCAGCTCCGCTTCCTCGCGCTCGTCTCCGCCTCAACGCCCGGCCCCGAAGGTGACCCCTACCGCGCCAGCTTCCTCCGCGGCATCCGCTATCTGCTCGCAGCACAGTTCCCCAACGGAGGATGGCCGCAGGTCTGGCCCCTCGAAGGCGGCTACCACGACGCCATCACCTTCAACGACAATGCCGTAACCCAGGCCGCCGAAGTATTGACAGCCGTCTCCACCGGCACCGGCAAATACGCCTTCATCCCCGCCGATCTTCGCAAACAAGCCGCAGCCAGCGCCGACCGAGCCCTAGCCAACATCCTCGCAACGCAGGTCGTCATTCACGGACACCCAACCATCTGGGCGCAGCAGCACGACGCCCTCACGCTCGCTCCCGTCGCTGGACGCAACTTCGAACCCGTAGCCCTCGCCACCGGAGAGAGCGCCGACATCCTGCTCTACCTCATGCACCTGCCCAACCCATCGCCGCAAGTCATCGCATCCATCCACGCAGCCGCAACATGGCTGAAGAACGCCGCCATCTACGGCGAAGACTGGACCGGCGGACGCAACACACCCGGCGGACGCCATCTCGAAGCCAAGCCCGGAGCAGGCCCCATCTGGTCACGCTACTACAGCATCGAAACCGGCAAGCCCATCTTCGGCGACCGCGACAAGACCATCCACGACGACGTCAGCGAGCTCTCCCTCGAGCGCCGCAACGGCTACGCCTGGTACGGAACCGGCCCGCAGCAAGCCCTAGCAGCCTACGCCGACTGGAGCAAAGCCCACGCCTCGGGCATCTAA
- a CDS encoding CCA tRNA nucleotidyltransferase, with product MKSSNTSQRYRAAQFIVLTLRNVGHQAYFAGGCVRDLLLGLEPNDFDVATSATPNVVLNLFPDKKTLTVGAHFGVVLVCEDDGTSTEVATFRHDGAYSDGRRPDAVQFFTDAREDVLRRDFTINGMLLDPAIYEETNDAAAATLDYVGGRVDLAAQILRAIGDPALRFAEDKLRMLRAVRFAARLDLTIEPATLAAIRNAAAQIDQVSLERIRDELTLMLTEGHARRAFELLDTTGLLQQVLPEAVRMHGVQQPPEFHPEGDVWVHTMLLLEKLPPNGSSTLAWGALLHDIGKPATYRAPDPNDPHDRIRFNGHVEVGVRIAEEILSRLRFSNEDTAQIIALVKNHMRFADVMHMRESTLKRFLRLPRFDEHLALHYLDCTSAHCDLTLYNFAKQHYESAPPEAIQPKLLLTGRELIAAGYRPGPRFKSMLEAAEDAQLEGTVKTSDEAMAFVRQRFGKPPLTST from the coding sequence ATGAAATCCTCGAATACTTCGCAAAGATATCGAGCCGCTCAGTTCATCGTGCTCACGCTCCGCAATGTAGGCCACCAGGCCTACTTCGCCGGAGGCTGCGTGCGGGATCTCCTCCTCGGCCTCGAACCCAACGACTTCGACGTAGCCACCAGCGCCACACCCAACGTCGTGCTCAATCTCTTCCCCGACAAAAAGACCCTAACCGTAGGCGCACACTTCGGTGTAGTCCTGGTCTGCGAAGACGACGGCACCTCCACCGAAGTCGCCACCTTCCGCCACGACGGAGCCTACAGCGACGGCCGCCGCCCCGACGCAGTCCAGTTCTTCACCGACGCCCGCGAAGACGTCCTCCGCCGCGACTTCACCATCAACGGCATGCTGCTCGACCCAGCCATCTACGAAGAGACCAACGATGCGGCAGCAGCCACCCTCGACTACGTAGGCGGCCGCGTCGACCTCGCCGCGCAAATCCTCCGAGCCATCGGCGACCCGGCCCTGCGCTTCGCCGAAGACAAGCTCCGCATGCTCCGAGCCGTCCGTTTCGCCGCCCGCCTCGACCTCACCATCGAGCCCGCCACCCTCGCAGCCATCCGCAACGCCGCCGCCCAGATCGACCAGGTCAGCCTCGAACGCATCCGCGACGAACTCACCCTCATGCTCACCGAAGGCCACGCCCGCCGCGCCTTTGAGCTCCTCGACACCACCGGTCTCCTCCAACAAGTCCTCCCCGAAGCCGTACGCATGCACGGCGTCCAGCAGCCGCCTGAGTTCCACCCCGAAGGCGACGTCTGGGTCCACACCATGCTCCTGCTCGAAAAGCTCCCGCCTAACGGCTCATCCACCCTCGCCTGGGGAGCACTCCTCCACGACATCGGCAAGCCCGCCACCTACCGCGCCCCTGACCCCAACGACCCGCACGACCGCATCCGCTTCAACGGCCACGTCGAGGTCGGCGTTCGCATCGCCGAAGAGATACTCTCTCGCCTGCGCTTCTCCAACGAAGACACCGCGCAGATCATCGCCCTCGTCAAAAACCACATGCGCTTCGCCGACGTCATGCACATGCGCGAGTCCACCCTCAAGCGCTTCCTCCGCCTCCCACGCTTCGACGAGCACCTCGCCCTCCACTACCTCGACTGCACCTCCGCTCACTGCGACCTCACCCTCTACAACTTCGCCAAACAGCACTACGAGTCCGCACCACCCGAAGCCATCCAGCCAAAACTCCTCCTCACCGGACGCGAACTCATCGCCGCCGGATACCGCCCCGGCCCCCGCTTCAAATCCATGCTCGAAGCCGCCGAAGACGCCCAACTCGAAGGCACAGTAAAAACTTCAGACGAAGCCATGGCGTTCGTCCGGCAGCGATTCGGCAAGCCACCACTGACTTCGACCTAA